In Microvirga sp. 17 mud 1-3, the genomic window TCATCGGCCGTCATCTCCTCGCGGAGCTGCCGAAGCGGGGCTATCGGGTCCGCGTGCTGCTGCGCCGTCCCGCCGAGGTGCCGTCGGGCGCCACGAGCGCCGTGATCGGCGACATCGCGCAGCCCTTCAACATGGCCGCGGCCCTGCGGGACGTGGACGCGGTGATTCATTCGGCGGGCCTCGCCCATGCCATGTCGGGCCTGCCCGAGGACGATTACCGGGCCATCAACACGCAGGGCACCCTCGGCCTCGCCCGGGCGGCGGAGCGTGCAGGCGTCCGGCGCTTCGTGTTCCTGTCGTCCATCCGGGCCCAGAGCGGCCCCGTATCCGAGACGATCCTGACCGAGGCGATGGCGCCGCATCCGACCGATCCTTACGGCCGCTCGAAACTGGAGGCCGAAGAGGGGCTCGCCCGGCTCGGGCTCGACTGGGCGGCCCTGCGGCCCGTTCTGGTCTACGGGCCCGGCGTGAAGGGCAACATGGCGTCCCTGATGGCGCTCGCCCGCTCGCCCTGGCCCCTGCCGCTCGGCGGCCTCAAGGCACGGCGCTCGCTGCTCGCCCTCGACAACCTGACGGCGGCCGTGGAGGCTGTCCTGCGGGCACCGGGGCCCTTGCGGCGGCCCTTCATCGTGGCGGATCCGGAGCCCGTGACGGTGCCCGAGATCGTGACGGCCCTGCGGGCCGGCCTGGGCCGTGGCCCTGGCCTGCTTCCCGTTCCAGCCCCTCTTCTGAAGATGGCCGCAACGTCCATGGGGCGCCGCGAGGCCTATGAGCGGCTCGCGGGTTCTCTCGTGGCGAGTCCGGCGGCCCTGGCGGAGCTCGGCTGGGTTCCGGTTACGACGACGCCCGACGGGCTGCGGCGGCTGGCAGCGGAGCCTCCTTCGTCCGGCGGCTGAATTCCGGAATCGCCTCCTCGAAGACTTCTTCGGCCGCCGCCCGGTCGCCGGTCTCGATAGCCTTGGCCAGGCGCTCCAGCCACATGTCGAGCCGGGCGCGGTCGGCGAAGATCGGCCGGGCCGCCATGACGCCGTCGACGCCGATCTCGGCACGGGATTCCTCGCGCGCGAAGAGGATTTCGTGCAGGCGCTCGCCTGGGCGCGTCCCCGTAACTGAGATCTCGATCTCCTCGCCGGGCTCGTATCCGGCGAGGCGGATCATGCGCTCGGCGAGCTCGTAGATCCGGACCGGCTGGCCCATCTTGAGCACGTAGATCGAGGTGCGCTCATCGCTGTTCGCCCCGCTCGTGAGCGTCCGGCCTTCCGCATCCGCATGGGACGCCGAGGTGAGCACGAGATCCGCCGCTTCGCGGGTGGTCATGAAGTAGCGCACCATGTCCGGATGCGTGACCGTGACCGGCCCGCCGCGGGCGATCTGCGCCTTGAACTTGGGCACCACGGAGCCGACAGAGCCCAGCACGTTGCCGAAGCGCACCGCGATGAGCCGGGTCGCCCGGTTGCGGCCCATGAACTCCGCATCGAGGGCCTGCCCGTACATCTCGGCGAAGCGCTTCGTCGCGCCGAGCATCGAGACCGGGTCGATGGCCTTGTCGGTCGAGATGATCACGATGGCGTCGGCGCCCACCTCGACGGCGGCGTCGGCCACGTTCACGGAGCCGAACACGTTGGTCTTGATGCCCTCGGTCCAGTTCTTTTCGAGATAGGGCACGTGCTTGAGCGCAGCCGCGTGGAAGACCACGTCCGGCCGGAAATCCTTCATGATCTCGCGCAGGCGGTCCCGGTCGCGCACGTCGGCGATGACGCCGTCCACCTTGGTGTCGCTGGACAGGATGACGGGGTTCTCGAGAATGCCGTAGAGGGAAGGCTCGGAACTTTCGAGAATCAGGAGGTCACTCGCGCCGAAGGCGACCACGCGGGTGCAGATCTCCGATCCGATGGAGCCACCCCCGCCCGTCACGAGCACGCGCTTGCCGCGGATGAAATTCTCCAGCCGGTGCCGGTCGATCTGCACGGTCGGCCGCAGGAGCAGATCCTCGATTTCGAGGGGCGCGAGCTCCGCGTCGCGCATGCCTTCGCCGAGGCTCGTGACACGCACCAGCGGCAGGCCGAGGCGGCGGGCGCGGGCGATCAGCATGTCCGGATGGGCCTCCGGCGCCAGGGCGCTGGGGGTGGCGACCAGCCGGCGGATCGGAATGCCCCGCTCCTGGAATTCCTGGATCACCCGGTCGAGGTCCTCGAAGGTGCCGAGAACCGGCACGCCGCGGATCGACTGGCCGAGCTCATCCGAGCGGTAGGACAGGACGCCCTTGGGCTGGAGCCGCTTCACCGCGCCGGATTCGATCGCCCGCAGCACCATCTCGGTGTC contains:
- a CDS encoding NAD-dependent epimerase/dehydratase family protein, coding for MNGPLIALTGATGFIGRHLLAELPKRGYRVRVLLRRPAEVPSGATSAVIGDIAQPFNMAAALRDVDAVIHSAGLAHAMSGLPEDDYRAINTQGTLGLARAAERAGVRRFVFLSSIRAQSGPVSETILTEAMAPHPTDPYGRSKLEAEEGLARLGLDWAALRPVLVYGPGVKGNMASLMALARSPWPLPLGGLKARRSLLALDNLTAAVEAVLRAPGPLRRPFIVADPEPVTVPEIVTALRAGLGRGPGLLPVPAPLLKMAATSMGRREAYERLAGSLVASPAALAELGWVPVTTTPDGLRRLAAEPPSSGG
- a CDS encoding nucleoside-diphosphate sugar epimerase/dehydratase, whose protein sequence is MTRQDFKKVLIVVHDLVMTAVAVLATFFVRFDGILLDERLRLLPLFLPPFVAFAGIIYWFFQLYRSKWRFASLPDLFNIFRASTVLALTLLVIDYVLVSPQFLGTFFFGKITIALYWLIQMFLLGGPRLAFRYVKYARSRNTIERDANTPTLLLGRSSDTEMVLRAIESGAVKRLQPKGVLSYRSDELGQSIRGVPVLGTFEDLDRVIQEFQERGIPIRRLVATPSALAPEAHPDMLIARARRLGLPLVRVTSLGEGMRDAELAPLEIEDLLLRPTVQIDRHRLENFIRGKRVLVTGGGGSIGSEICTRVVAFGASDLLILESSEPSLYGILENPVILSSDTKVDGVIADVRDRDRLREIMKDFRPDVVFHAAALKHVPYLEKNWTEGIKTNVFGSVNVADAAVEVGADAIVIISTDKAIDPVSMLGATKRFAEMYGQALDAEFMGRNRATRLIAVRFGNVLGSVGSVVPKFKAQIARGGPVTVTHPDMVRYFMTTREAADLVLTSASHADAEGRTLTSGANSDERTSIYVLKMGQPVRIYELAERMIRLAGYEPGEEIEISVTGTRPGERLHEILFAREESRAEIGVDGVMAARPIFADRARLDMWLERLAKAIETGDRAAAEEVFEEAIPEFSRRTKEAPLPAAAARRASS